The Fusobacterium polymorphum genome segment TAAGACACAACTTCTTCCTATATTTCCAGTATTATATGGAATTTCTGGTTGATATAACACTATATTCATTATTTCTCCTCCAAGTGTGATGTATTAGAAAAATCTGTAATCTCAAATTTTCCATTTTGATATTTTACTATGGTATAACTTGTATTTTTAGGTATTGCTTCATCACTTAAAGTTGAAATATCTTTTCCACTAATATAGTGTAATAAAGTTTTTAATGTTGCCCCATGACTTACAACTAAAACTCTTTCATAATTTTTATTTAATTCAACAAATTTATTTAAACCTTTAATAACTCTTTCTCTAACTTCTATAAAACTTTCTCCATGATATTCAGTTGGATCATATTCAAGTTGATTAAAAAAGAAATTTTTAACCTGCTCTGGATAAAGTTTTTTAAATTCTTCATGTTGCATTCCTTCCATATCCCCCATTGAGATTTCAACAAAGTCATCAAATATTTCAACTTCTTGTTCTCTATTTCCTTTTATATATTTAGCTGTATCATTTGCTCTTTTTAAAGAAGTTGAATAAAATTTATCAAATTTTATATCTTTTAATTTTTCACCTAATAATTTTGCTTGTGTAATTCCTAATTCAGTAAGTGGTGAGTCTGAAAGTCCCTGAAATCTTTTTTCAACATTCCAAACCGTTTGCCCATGTCTTACAAAATAAATTTCCATATATTGAATGCCTCCATTTAATTTGTTATAATAATATCTGATTAATATATAATAGATTATACAAAATTTTACTATTTATGTAAAATTAACTTTAAAATTTGAGGTGAAAAATGAAATTTTTAGGAATAATTCCTGCTAGGTATTCTTCAACCAGACTTGAAGGTAAACCTTTAAAAATGATTGAAGGGCATACTATGATAGAGTGGGTATATAAAAGAGCTAAAAAATCAAATCTTGATGCTTTAATTGTTGCAACAGATGATGAAAGAATTTATAATGAAGTTACAAATTTTGGTGGTCAGGCTATAATGACAAGTAAAAATCATACTAATGGTACATCAAGAATTGCAGAAGTATGTGAGAAGATGACAGAATATGACATCATTATAAATATTCAAGGTGATGAACCTTTAATAGAATATGAAATGATAAACTCTTTAATAGAAACATTTAAAGAAAATAAAGATTTAAAAATGGCAACATTAAAACATAAATTGTTAGATAAAGAAGAAATTGAAAATCCTAATAATGTAAAAGTTATTTGTGATAAAAATGATTATGCAATTTATTTTTCAAGATCAGTAATTCCCTATCCAAGAAAAAATGAGAATATATCATACTTCAAACATATTGGTATCTATGGATATAAAAGAGATTTTGTGATTGAATATTCTAAAATGTTAGCAACACCACTTGAAGAAACTGAGTCATTAGAGCAACTTAGAGTTTTAGAAAATGGTTATAAAATAAAAGTTTTAGAAACAACTCATAGTTTAATTGGAGTTGACACACAAGAAAATTTAGAACAAGTAATTAACTATATAAGAGAAAACAATATAAAAATTTAATTGTATAAAGGAGGAGTTGAGGAAATAACCTCACAAATATTAATGAAAAAGAAAATATCTTTAATTTTTTTATCAGCACTTATACTTATATCTTGTACAAATGAACCTGCTAAAAAGGTAAAAACTGTAACACCTAATGGAGATTATAAAACAGGAACTACAACCACTACTAACACTGAAAGAGGAAATAGAGAAAAAATTACCTTAGAAAATACTGTATTTAAAAAATTGGGACTACCTTTACCTTATAACACTTTTGGTGCAGTAATTCCATATTTAGTGCCAGTTAATGATAATCATAAAGAAAGTTTTGGAGTATTTGGAGAATATAATGAAGATAAAGCACTTAAATACTTTAAAAACTTAAGTTCAAGAGGACATGGAGATAATTCACCTTATTGGAGATGGAAAACAAGCATCAAAAAATCTGAATTATATAGTAAAGCAGAAAGTAGGTTAATTGCTATCTATAAAAATAATCCTAGAAATGTATTGACACTTGTAAATGGAGAATGGCAACAAGCTCCTATAAGAAGTATTGGAACAGTTCAAGATATTATTGTTGCTGCAAGAGGAGAATCTGGAATTATAACTCATATGCTTGTTATAACAAGTAATGGAAAGTACCTAATAGCAAAAGAGTTTAATGTAAGAAAACTTTTAGCAACTAATAATGCTCTTTATGGTTCAAAAGGTGAAGAAGGCTCATATAATAGTAAACCAATTATACCTAATGTAACATCTTTACCTTCTGCATATTTAGCTCTTGAAGAAGATGGTGGATATATTAATATCTATGGTGGAGGATTTGGACATGGTGTTGGAATGTCACAATTTGCTGCTGGAACTTTAACAAAAAATGGTGAAAGCTATAAAAATGTTTTAAAAAGATATTACACAGATATAAAACTTTCAACTGTTGAATCTGTTTTAGGAAAAGATAAAGAAATTAAAGTTGGAATAACTACTAATGGAAGTTTAGAACACGGTAGACTTACAATTTTTTCATCAGAAAATAAAGTTCAAATATACAATGATGATTTTGATATAACTGTTGGAGAAAATGAAAGAGTTGATGTAAGAAATACTTCTGGTACAACTACTATAACTCTTGAAAATGGTAAAACATATAAAACTAAAAATCCTCTTAATTTCTATGCAAAAGGAGAATATTTAACATTAAGTCCTGTTAGAAAAGGGCATACATCTTCTCCAAGATATAGGGGAATCATTACTATTATTCCTAGAAGTTCAAGCCTAAGAGTTATTAATACCTTAGATATTGAAAAATATTTATTACAAGTTGTTCCTAGTGAAATGCCAAAAAGTTTTGGAGTTGAAGCATTAAAAGTACAGGCTGTTGCTGCTAGAACTTATGCAGTTAGTGACATATTAAAAGGTAAGTATGCAAAAGATGGCTTCCATATAAAAGACACTGTTGAAAGCCAAGTATATAATAACCAAGTTGAAAACGAAGAAGCTACTCGTGCAATAGAAGAAACTGCTGGTGAAATAATGACTTATGATGGTGTACCAATAGATGCTAAATATTTCTCAACATCTGCTGGATTTACAAGCCATGCTTCTAATGTATGGTAATAGAGGTTTATTATGGAGAGTGAAAATTTAACTTTTAAAACTGAAAAAGAATACAAAGAATTTTTAGATTATCTTTTTTCAATAAGAGATATTGAATACAGAGATTTTAATACAAAAATAATTGTGCCTGTGGATTGTGAAATAATTGGAATAAGAACTCCAATATTAAAAGATATGGCTAAAAAAATAGCTAAGACTTCTTCTGAAAACTTTTTAAATCTTTTTGAAAAATTATTTACTAAAAAGAAAGTTAAGTACTATGAAGAAAAAGCTTTATATGGTTTTTTAATTGGTTATTCAAAGATAGATTTTCAAGAGAGATTAAAAAGAATAGATTTCTTTATAAATATTATTGATAATTGGGCAGTCTGTGACATAGTTGATTCAACTTTTAAATTTGTTAATAAAAATAAAGAAGAATTTTACGCTTATTTAACTTCTAAGTTATCTGCAACAAATCCTTGGGAGCAAAGATTTATTTTTGTAATGCTATTAGCTTATTATGTTGAAGAAAAATATTTAAAAGATATTTTTAAAATTTGTGAACAAATAAAATCTGATGAATATTATGTAAAGATGGCTAAAGCTTGGTTATTATCAGTTTGTTATGTTAAATTTAAAGATGAAACTTATAAATTTTTAGAAAAGACTAACTTAGATGATTGGACAGTTAATAAGTCTATTCAAAAAATTAGAGAATCTTCAAGAGTTACAAAAGAAGAAAAAGAAAAGATTCTAGTTCTTAAAAGAAAATAAATACTGAAAGTCAGGTTTTTTATTTTACCTGACTTTTTTATTTAATTTAAAATTTTAATTCATTCAATCCCATTTTCATTTAATTTTTATAATCTAGTCCAGCTTTTTTTATTTTATTAAACTTTTCTAGTATACTTTAAAGTCAAAAAGGTATATAATAGACAAGTAATAAAAAATTTTATTTTTATATTAGAAAGGGGACATTTATGTTTACACAGGAAATTGCTTATAGCACAGCATATTTGGCAGGAGTTGCTTCGTTTTTTTCACCATGTATATTTCCAATTATTCCAGTATATATTTCAATTCTAAGTAATGGTGAGAAAAAATCAGTAAGTAAGACTCTAGCTTTTGTTTTAGGACTTTCTGTTACCTATATAGTTTTAGGTTTTGGAGCAGGGTTCATTGGAGAATTATTTCTTAATAGTAAGGTAAGAGTTATAGGAGGAATTTTAGTTGTAATTTTAGGACTTTTTCAAATGGAAGTTTTAAAATTAAAATTTTTAGAAAAAACTAAAGTTATGAATTATGAAGGAGAAGAGCAAAGTTTATTTTCAACTTTTCTTCTAGGTTTAACTTTTAGCCTTGGTTGGACTCCTTGTGTTGGGCCAATATTAGCTTCAATATTAATCTTAGCAGGTTCATCAGGAGATACAGGAAACAGTGTAATGCTAATGGTTCTGTATTTATTAGGAATGGCAACACCATTTGTAATATTCTCATTAGCTTCAAAAACATTATTTAAGAAGATGTCTTTTATTAAAAAACATTTGCCTCTTATTAAAAAAATAGGTGGTTTCTTAATTATAATAATGGGATTACTTTTAATTTTTAATAAACTTAATATATTTTTGACTGTTTAACTTAATATTGAAAGGAAATTAAAATGAAAAAAATTATTTTACCTTTAATTCTTGTATTTTTAATTGGAACATTTGTTTTTGCTAAAATGCTTAGTAGTAATGTAAATAAGGAAACGGAGGCCGAGAAAGACTTGTTGGAAAGTATACAATTAGTAGATATGAATGGAAATGATTATACTTTTTCAAGAGATAAAAATATCTATATAAAATTTTGGGCTTCTTGGTGTCCAACTTGTTTAGCAGGATTAGAAGAACTTGATAGATTAGCAGGAGAAACTAATAATTTTGAAGTAGTTACTGTTGTTTTTCCAGGAATAAATGGAGAAAAAAATCCTGCTAAATTTAAGGAGTGGTATGATACATTAGGTTACAAAAATATTAAAGTTTTATATGATACTGATGGAAAATTATTACAAATATTTAAAATTAGAGCCTTACCTACATCTGCAATTATATATAAAGATTTGAAAATTGATAATGTTATTGTAGGACATATAAGTAATGGACAAATTAAAGATTATTTTGAAGGAAAAGGAGAGAATATAACTATGGAAGACAAGACAAAAAATATGATAAATAATGTCAATAAAGAAAATATAAAAGATATATATTTAGCTGGTGGTTGTTTCTGGGGAGTTGAAGAATATTTTGCTAGAATAGATGGAGTTATTGACTCTGTTTCAGGTTATGCAAATGGTTCTTTTGATAATCCAACTTATGAAAATGTTTGTAATAACTCTGGACATGCAGAAACTGTTCATATTACCTATGATTCTACAAAAGTTTCTTTAGATACTCTATTAAAATATTATTTCAGAATAATAGATCCTACTTCTGTAAATAAACAAGGTAACGACAGAGGAGTTCAATATAGAACTGGTATTTATTATCAAAATGATGAAGACAAACAAATTGCTTTAAATGCAATAAAAGAAGAACAAAAAAAATATTCTAAACCTATTGTTATTGAAGTTGAAAAATTAAAAAGATTTGATAAGGCAGAAGAATACCATCAAGATTATTTAAAGAAAAATCCTAATGGATATTGCCATATAAATTTAAATAAAGCTAGTGAAGCTATAATTGATGAAAAAAAATATCAAAAACCTAGTGATGATGTTTTAAAAGAAAAGCTATCTACATTAGAATATCAAGTTACACAAGAAGCAGCTACTGAAAGAGCATTTACTCATGAATACTATAAAAATCAAGAGGATGGAATTTATGTGGATATTACAACAGGAGAACCTCTATTTAGCTCAAAAGATAAATATGATGCAGGTTGTGGTTGGCCAAGTTTTACTAAACCAATTGCAACAGAAGTTGTAAATTACAAAAAAGATAGTTCGCATGGTATGAATAGAGTTGAAGTTAGAAGTAGAGCTGGTGAAGCTCATTTAGGGCATGTTTTTGAAGATGGTCCAAGAGATAAAGGAGGACTTAGATATTGTATTAATGGAGCTTCTTTAAGATTTATTCCTTATGATAAAATGGATGAAGAAGGTTATGGAGAATTTAAAAAATATGTAAAATAATTATTTTCCCCTTGACTTTTAAAATATATATGCTATCATATACTAAAAATTAATTAGGAGGAGAAAGTTATGCTAAGGAGAAGAATGATAAGGAGAACAAAAAATTAATTAAATAACCTTATCTATTTATATTAGCTTAACTTTTATATATCTTTTTGATATTTATAACTTTAAAGTTTAACACAGATAGCTAGTATATCTGTGTTTTTTATTTAAAATTTTTTTTACTTGTATGGATAAGGAAATAAAAATATATTTCCTTTTTTTATATTTATAACTTAGGGGGTTAGAATGGAATATTTAGAAATTTTGAAAGATACCTTTTTAACAGATGACAGATATATGTATATTGTTAATGGAGTTATCTTTTCAATAGGTATCACTTTATTTTCAGCAATACTTGGAATTATTCTTGGACTTTTATTAGCAATTATGAAATTATC includes the following:
- a CDS encoding histidine phosphatase family protein — protein: MEIYFVRHGQTVWNVEKRFQGLSDSPLTELGITQAKLLGEKLKDIKFDKFYSTSLKRANDTAKYIKGNREQEVEIFDDFVEISMGDMEGMQHEEFKKLYPEQVKNFFFNQLEYDPTEYHGESFIEVRERVIKGLNKFVELNKNYERVLVVSHGATLKTLLHYISGKDISTLSDEAIPKNTSYTIVKYQNGKFEITDFSNTSHLEEK
- the kdsB gene encoding 3-deoxy-manno-octulosonate cytidylyltransferase — its product is MKFLGIIPARYSSTRLEGKPLKMIEGHTMIEWVYKRAKKSNLDALIVATDDERIYNEVTNFGGQAIMTSKNHTNGTSRIAEVCEKMTEYDIIINIQGDEPLIEYEMINSLIETFKENKDLKMATLKHKLLDKEEIENPNNVKVICDKNDYAIYFSRSVIPYPRKNENISYFKHIGIYGYKRDFVIEYSKMLATPLEETESLEQLRVLENGYKIKVLETTHSLIGVDTQENLEQVINYIRENNIKI
- a CDS encoding SpoIID/LytB domain-containing protein, encoding MKKKISLIFLSALILISCTNEPAKKVKTVTPNGDYKTGTTTTTNTERGNREKITLENTVFKKLGLPLPYNTFGAVIPYLVPVNDNHKESFGVFGEYNEDKALKYFKNLSSRGHGDNSPYWRWKTSIKKSELYSKAESRLIAIYKNNPRNVLTLVNGEWQQAPIRSIGTVQDIIVAARGESGIITHMLVITSNGKYLIAKEFNVRKLLATNNALYGSKGEEGSYNSKPIIPNVTSLPSAYLALEEDGGYINIYGGGFGHGVGMSQFAAGTLTKNGESYKNVLKRYYTDIKLSTVESVLGKDKEIKVGITTNGSLEHGRLTIFSSENKVQIYNDDFDITVGENERVDVRNTSGTTTITLENGKTYKTKNPLNFYAKGEYLTLSPVRKGHTSSPRYRGIITIIPRSSSLRVINTLDIEKYLLQVVPSEMPKSFGVEALKVQAVAARTYAVSDILKGKYAKDGFHIKDTVESQVYNNQVENEEATRAIEETAGEIMTYDGVPIDAKYFSTSAGFTSHASNVW
- a CDS encoding DNA alkylation repair protein: MESENLTFKTEKEYKEFLDYLFSIRDIEYRDFNTKIIVPVDCEIIGIRTPILKDMAKKIAKTSSENFLNLFEKLFTKKKVKYYEEKALYGFLIGYSKIDFQERLKRIDFFINIIDNWAVCDIVDSTFKFVNKNKEEFYAYLTSKLSATNPWEQRFIFVMLLAYYVEEKYLKDIFKICEQIKSDEYYVKMAKAWLLSVCYVKFKDETYKFLEKTNLDDWTVNKSIQKIRESSRVTKEEKEKILVLKRK
- a CDS encoding cytochrome c biogenesis CcdA family protein, whose amino-acid sequence is MFTQEIAYSTAYLAGVASFFSPCIFPIIPVYISILSNGEKKSVSKTLAFVLGLSVTYIVLGFGAGFIGELFLNSKVRVIGGILVVILGLFQMEVLKLKFLEKTKVMNYEGEEQSLFSTFLLGLTFSLGWTPCVGPILASILILAGSSGDTGNSVMLMVLYLLGMATPFVIFSLASKTLFKKMSFIKKHLPLIKKIGGFLIIIMGLLLIFNKLNIFLTV
- the msrAB gene encoding bifunctional peptide-methionine (S)-S-oxide reductase MsrA/peptide-methionine (R)-S-oxide reductase MsrB, with the protein product MKKIILPLILVFLIGTFVFAKMLSSNVNKETEAEKDLLESIQLVDMNGNDYTFSRDKNIYIKFWASWCPTCLAGLEELDRLAGETNNFEVVTVVFPGINGEKNPAKFKEWYDTLGYKNIKVLYDTDGKLLQIFKIRALPTSAIIYKDLKIDNVIVGHISNGQIKDYFEGKGENITMEDKTKNMINNVNKENIKDIYLAGGCFWGVEEYFARIDGVIDSVSGYANGSFDNPTYENVCNNSGHAETVHITYDSTKVSLDTLLKYYFRIIDPTSVNKQGNDRGVQYRTGIYYQNDEDKQIALNAIKEEQKKYSKPIVIEVEKLKRFDKAEEYHQDYLKKNPNGYCHINLNKASEAIIDEKKYQKPSDDVLKEKLSTLEYQVTQEAATERAFTHEYYKNQEDGIYVDITTGEPLFSSKDKYDAGCGWPSFTKPIATEVVNYKKDSSHGMNRVEVRSRAGEAHLGHVFEDGPRDKGGLRYCINGASLRFIPYDKMDEEGYGEFKKYVK